Part of the Ictalurus punctatus breed USDA103 chromosome 9, Coco_2.0, whole genome shotgun sequence genome is shown below.
TTTCTTGAACGAGATGTAACCTAGTTCTATAGGTGCTGGACTCACCAGTCATCCGAGTTAAGCAGTCTGAAGCTCTGAGTAAGGGCAAGCTCCGGTCTGGAGAATGGCCGCAACTCCACCTGCTCGTTGGGATCCTTCTTTAGGGTAACGGGTATGATTTCATCTAAAACAGAAAGTACCGTTCAGTTGCAACTCTGGGGACAGGAGGGAAATTACGGTGACGCCGGAATCTCTGCCAGTCGATGCGAGCGTGACGAGGAGCATTCAGTGAGTCAAACTCTTACCGTGCAGTGATGCTGCTTCATCTGAGGTCACTTCAGATGTTACATGTCTAATTCTCATTCGCGGTGTAGGCTGGGCTTGTTGGCGCATCTTATCCCTTGCAATCTTGGACAGCTTCACCCTCTCCTTTAATTACAGGTTTCAAATGCTCAAGAGTGGTAATAAGAGACTACTGGATTTGTAGTGTAATCTGGAAGGATTTCACCTCTCATTCATTATTTTAGTTTTACTGACGACGCCCCTCATTTGAGTGGCAAAATATCCTTCAACACAAGCCTAGAACGTTAGGGGGCATGTTTTGGTTTGATGAATGCTGAATGACAAGCAGGAAGGAAGCCTTGGGATTCTACGCAGTATCCAATACAAAATTAGAATTAAGCAACAACTAGAGGAGTACTGAGCAAGCTCTGCATCCAACACAAAACCAGAACTGAAATGGCAGTAAATATGTGAAcaaaaatatgcacacacacacaaaaaaaacccctaaaattATAGCCAATcccttaaaatattttaatgaagCAACATGTTATACTAATAACAGTTGGGATCAAGCTTAGAGTGAATGCTGACAATCAGTGAATGTGGAATTTTTTATATTACTTGACCAAGAAAGATTCTCATCGTTGCCTCATTAGGTTCTGGGCTGTCATCACAATCAACATGACTTCCAGAGACAGAATGGCCATATATTCCAGCTGGTGGCTCCCATGAGGCTTTTTTTATGGACTCATCCTGCTCAGGACATGCTGCCACTTTGGGTCGGCTTGGAAGGACCATGGAGCCAAAAACTCCTGCCGGGGGGTGGGAGGTTGAACAAAGAGATGTTTCATTTTTAGGGTCAAAAGTCAATTATAAAATtcacaataaacatttaaaggATTTTTATCACAAAAGCAGACAGCTTGCACTAACCTTTCCCAACTACTCCCTCAGACATGTCACTAACAGGGGTGGTCTTCGTGCCGTGTACCTGAGATTctgaaaaacaaagagaaagtgATAAATACTACTGATGATTATATTTCATCACTTTATGATACATGTAAAGAGAGCAAAGTTTCTAACAAAAAGTCATTTCCAAATCTCCTGTGATTCATTCTCCTGTGATCCAAATCTCCTGTGATCCAAATCTCCTGTGAGTCATTTGTTTCCTGTGAAACAAACTCTAATTACGACCCATTCTCTTAACGTCTTATAAGAGAAAGGGACATAGCTGAGGAGCGCTGCTCCAGCAGGAGCTAAAGCTAATGTCTAGGCCAGATAAACgtaaataaaaccacacagtggtgcttgaaagccTGTGTACCctgtagaattttctatatttttgtataattatgacccaaaacatcattGGATTTTCTATGATGTCCTAAACATAGACAAAGGTCCCAAttgaacaaatgagacaaaaatattatacttcacaacacgtttgtggaagtgtatcatggcacaaacaaaggagatttctgagaacCTCACAAAAAGTTGATGgtgctggaaaaggttacaaaaccatctctaaagcgtttggactccaccaatccacagtcaggcAGACTGtctacaaatggaggaaatttaagaccagaACAATTCTGTTCCCCtgcccaggagtggtcgaccaacaaagatcactcccaagagcaagacgtgtaatagtccacaaggtcacaatggaacccagggtaatttctaagcaactaaaggcctctctcacattggctaatgtcaatgttcatgagtccaccatcaggagaacactgaacagcaatggtgtgcatggcagggttgtaaGGActaagccactgctctccaaaaagaacattgtctgcctgtctgaagtttgctaaagatcacatggacaagccaaaaggctattgggaaaatgttttgtggatagatttgaccaaaatagaacttttcgGTTTAACTGAGAAGcgttatatttggagaaaggaaaatactgcattccagcataagagttttatcctatctgtgaaacatggtggtggaagtatcatagtttgggcctgttttgctgcatctgggccaggacgactcgccatcattgatggaacaatgaattctgaattatacttgaatctcaagagaaagtgagacatGCAGCAAGACACAAACCCCAAGCACATGTGCCATTCCATAGAACGGttaaatgttttggaatggccaagtcaaagtcctgacattaagttttttaaatagaaatgttgtggaagaacctgacgcaagcagttcatgtgaggaaagccaccaacatcccagagttgaagctgttctgtactgaggaacgggctaaaattcctccaagccgatgtgcaggactgatcaacagttaccataaacatttagttacagttattgctgcacaagggggtcacaccagatactgaaatgaaaggttcacatacttttgccactcacagatatgtaatatattatataaataggCCTAGGGCTCCTAATTGGGGaaacagagaaaataaaaacataggtGTACAAACACATTGATTTAaattacacactgcacctgCAACATTAAGTAATTCACCTTTGGCAGGCCTTAAAGCTCGGAGTGGTTCGCGACCTGCAGGTCTAACGTGGGGAGGCGAAGACGTTTCTCTTCGCTTTTCTTCCGCTGCTGCTCCCTTAGAGTAAGACACTCTCTGACCAACAACACTGACACTCGCATCAGAAAGAAGCTTTTCCTGCGGTTGGACACCTGTGATACAGTTCACACGGAGATCTGAAACGTGTACACACTTAACACATTCTACACAGCAGAAATATAGAGTGTCTTCGGCGAGATGATACCTTGAGGACTTGGTTCCATGGTGGAAGGAGGAGCTTTCTTTTTCTCCGACAGCAGTCTGGGGATACATGTTTTTGATGTGGAGTTTCCAGGGCTGCGGTCATGAATGGACGAATGAGACAATGAGCTTTTTAATTGATGTACCAATTATCCAGTATTGATGGCGTATACTGTGTAGAATCACATATAAATGCAGTATCTCTATGGAAGCTGTACTTCCACAGAGATACTGCATTTACTGCAGATACTTCTGTATCTTACTGTATGTCTAGATAAGGTTTCACTTAACAGGGTTATCTCCAAAAACTAATCTATACAAgcaaataagtaaaaataaatgataaatttgCACCTGCTCTTGGTGCCACTGATGGTGGGAGTGGTAGGAGAACACAGCGTGGGAGTTAACTGGACCCCTGGCAGCATGGCCAGAGGGTAGGAGGGCAACAGAAAGGAGCCAGGAGGAGTGGGATTGGACGAAAGAGAAAAAGCCTGCTCCACATTAGAATTTCCGGAGCCTAGCAGCTGATCTGTCCTGGGAACACCTGCAACGGTACGAATCGTTTTAATAATCATGTTTGCAAAGACATAACTGACAATTCTATCGTTTTTTTTAAGTCTGAAAAAAGGCGAAGTCTGACTGCAGTTTCTCTCCTCCGGCCAGACGGGTGGGACTGAAGCGGTTCtgctaataataaattgtaTGAGAGAAAAAATCGGTTCACATTACCTTTTAGTTACATAATTGCAAGTGCTGCAAACAACGACAGGATTTTCAGATACGAATTAATGTGTTGTCACGTATGGATCAGCAGTGTATTCAAACAAAGGAGCAAGTTTTGATCCATGCCAGATACTGGAACGAGGACTGTAAACCCAAATTCGACAGCCATCACTTGCTGTCTGTTCTCCACCACATAACGTGCACACTTTCCGTTCTGACATCTGGTTTATTTCAAAGAGAATCTTGGATTGTTCTTGGGAGTCTCAAAGACATCAATGTCGGGGTGCTTTAGTGTCTTTATTAATACAGCGCTCACAGGAGGCACAAGACTCCTACGTAAAGTTCAACATTACCCAAGTGGACTCGCGACGTGTAAAAATAAGCTTATGACTAGGATTATTCATGACAAATCAAACTCAATATTTGCCAACTAGTACAAATTTATTGGACACTTACTTACTACTTTGCATAATATCATTAGTCTacttatattttatgtattttgaaTTATTAATTGAATGTCTTTGGGCTTGTTTTAAAGAACACCCTAGAAGCATTTTAAGAACGTTCTACACAAGAAAAGCCACAACTAATCAATTTAAGCATCAGTTGAGCACAAGCCTGAATACAGATCTTTTGAATACAACCCAGTGTATGTTCAATTTGAGGAAATAAGTCTAATCGTAATGCAAATTGTCCAAACTGTAACTCCCTGGGAGAACTGGCATGCACCAACCCACAATCACCAAATCTAAACAGTAGGAAACAGTCTGTTCATGACAGAGACCGATGAATACTGACGTGATGTGTGCAAGACTTAAGATATTCCAagatataattaattaataaaatatgacGGCAATGTGCTGTTCTAGGATGATAATCAGCAGTAGATTGGTGTGATAgatgaagcagagttaatgGTAGCACCgcaaagttgattttttttcaataacagtgCATTCTTCAATGTTTCATTCCTTTTGTATCACTGCAATTTGCCACCCGTCACAAATTTCGATCTACTAATGAAGGACTTTTACTTTTAAGTATTTCAAGCataacaagttagttcctgttcccATCACTTACATTAAAGCAGCAAGAAAAGGTCTTCCTTCAACtgcctgtcttttttttgtctgtaaagCAATCTGTCCTCATGGCACTGACTTACTGACACTTGAGACTTCTTCCacaagtgttaaataaacatcgccttacagtttcatttttttcccacatttttACAAGTCTGTTTATTGCCAGGCTTAGCTGGAGTTTCCTCCAGTCACCCAGAAATAGCATTCGCGGACAATATTCCCCTGCTCCAACTCAACAAAACTGAAGAAGGAGCTGGTGATCATGTGTTAGAGGTGTTAACAAGCTGATATGTATTAGAGCAggagaaaataatgaacttgACAACACTATGGTGCTGAAAAAGTGGAGTGGGACTGAAGAACGTTTAGGCAAGTGTTCACTTAAAAAACATCATTGGctctgataaaataaaaataaaaacaattacaagTTCAGttgcacaaaataaataatacatcatAGTGcttaatgaagaaaaagaggGACAAAGAAATGAAGAGATGTACAGTATGAAAACTTCCAGGAAGACATGGACTTACCAGACTGTGTGACACAAGATTCCTGATTCAGCTTCATGGAGGTAGTGAGATCTTCAAGACTTgactaaaacaacaaaaaaattatttagttaCCAACCAGCAACATAGACCTGGTTATTATCTACATTTCTTTGCCtaataaatgattttaaattattttagatttaatttGACTGACATACCACCAAAAGTCTTAATCATTACCATGGATTATTCCTAAATAGAACTATAAACTTCAAAAAGTAGACGCGATTTGATGTTCCTATGACGTTTCTATTTCTTTGGACACCAAACATCACCTGTATTAAGTGTCTGACTCATGCTGACCATTCTTCTAAATTGTTCATTTTTTGCACGCAACATTAAAAGACGTGCGAATCCCTCACCTTGTCGGACAACTTTCCATTCAACGCGCTGCAGGGCTCCTGATTTCCTGCAGACGGGAGGCTCGACCTCTCCCAGGGTAGCTTGTTTTTGCCCTTGCCGGCACTCACTATCCTCCTCTGTAATGGTATCTCATCAGTCAGGGAACCAAGACTGCTGTAGGCATTCAGCCCTTCCGAGTTCACGTTCGTCCTGTGACTCCTCACACTATTCGATCTGCCTCCGTTAAGGATCCATTCCAGATCGGCTCCGGAGCCGAACTGGGGCGTGCGTCGCTGGCCAGGTTTGGGGATAACCAGTGCGTATTCCACCATACCATCCTCACATAGCCGAGGAAGAACGTGCCTGGCCCTTCGTGCCTGTACGGCAGCCATAAGGCCCTGAGAGTTACCGGTGAGCTCCACCCTGTCTATAGCCTTCATGATAGGTTGCTTCTTGCCCGTGTCAAGACAGTAATCGAAAACAGCGAAGAGCTCCAGGGCTGCGTGTCGCACCCTCTTCTTGCTGTCTGCAAGATAAGGAGCGACCAGAAAGCACAGATGCGGGATGTTGAAGTCTTTCCTGGGGTGCGCCAGCACGGCAGCTATAACGATGTTCAGAACATCCTCTCTTACTCTCGAGTTTTTGTGCTTCAAGTGTCCCGTTACAAGGTCCAGAACTTTCTGCGGTCCTACGATCCTCATGAGCTGCTGAAAAATGTTCATGTATTCGTTCCGAGGAACGGCACGCGTGTCCCTCAGGGTTTTGAGGGCCACACGCGTGATCTGTTTGTAATATCGGTCCACATCGTAGTCCAGCTTTTGAACAAGGAGGTTCAGGACCCGTAAAGTGCCGTACAAGACTTTAAAGTTGGTGTCGTCCAGGAGCCTGCGTAAAAAGTAAATGAACTCCACAATACTGTCAAACGAAATGGTTTTCAAGTCCAGTTCAGACAGGATGGTTTTCAGCTCTTCTATCCCATTCGTTCGATTTTGGTAGTTCTTGTGATCAAGGAGTTGTTCGTGTAACTCCGGAGGTATTAGTCCATAAATCATCATtgacgatgatgacgacgacgTCAAAGTCTGTCGAAGGCCAAG
Proteins encoded:
- the LOC108270205 gene encoding TOG array regulator of axonemal microtubules protein 1 isoform X2, whose amino-acid sequence is MRLIKSQHIHGLLQITSNSKLGLRQTLTSSSSSSMMIYGLIPPELHEQLLDHKNYQNRTNGIEELKTILSELDLKTISFDSIVEFIYFLRRLLDDTNFKVLYGTLRVLNLLVQKLDYDVDRYYKQITRVALKTLRDTRAVPRNEYMNIFQQLMRIVGPQKVLDLVTGHLKHKNSRVREDVLNIVIAAVLAHPRKDFNIPHLCFLVAPYLADSKKRVRHAALELFAVFDYCLDTGKKQPIMKAIDRVELTGNSQGLMAAVQARRARHVLPRLCEDGMVEYALVIPKPGQRRTPQFGSGADLEWILNGGRSNSVRSHRTNVNSEGLNAYSSLGSLTDEIPLQRRIVSAGKGKNKLPWERSSLPSAGNQEPCSALNGKLSDKSSLEDLTTSMKLNQESCVTQSGVPRTDQLLGSGNSNVEQAFSLSSNPTPPGSFLLPSYPLAMLPGVQLTPTLCSPTTPTISGTKSSPGNSTSKTCIPRLLSEKKKAPPSTMEPSPQGVQPQEKLLSDASVSVVGQRVSYSKGAAAEEKRRETSSPPHVRPAGREPLRALRPAKESQVHGTKTTPVSDMSEGVVGKGVFGSMVLPSRPKVAACPEQDESIKKASWEPPAGIYGHSVSGSHVDCDDSPEPNEATMRIFLGQERVKLSKIARDKMRQQAQPTPRMRIRHVTSEVTSDEAASLHDEIIPVTLKKDPNEQVELRPFSRPELALTQSFRLLNSDDWEKKIEGLMFLRCLARYHSDVLNSRLHEVCLAVIQEVRNLRSGVSRIAMVTLGELYSGLQKGMDQELEATAKVLLHKTRDTNAFIRQLADAALGSMVQNCTPTRSMNALLAGGLGHLNAAVRRCTAQHLTTVVKKIGTGRLLSGAKDLTDRILPAVSKLAQDSSPETRYFGRQMLLFLSSHRDFVKMVEKYIPPKDVATISVVTLKTKGPGEMPQDTRSTRGRRSISGDGMVHASSLTREPQISSSKDNSKAQFRSITDKTEYVKQLKALLASKDFQERIKGIDQLVTDCEENPYMVMGNIFPVFDVFKERLQESNRKVNLYALEALQKIITLLKDNLAQAVYILVPAVVDNHLNSKNNGIYTAATGAIRALINNLDNTLLLQPFCTKAQFVSGKAKLDLVDRVAELVRELYPRKPQLVKQKALPLLWHLLGSSCKNGTVHDRSGTMRGATTNLCQALHAHMGPMLLHQAASQPSNIFKSLNVILHTFTPLRNPR
- the LOC108270205 gene encoding TOG array regulator of axonemal microtubules protein 1 isoform X1, translating into MRLIKSQHIHGLLQITSNSKLGLRQTLTSSSSSSMMIYGLIPPELHEQLLDHKNYQNRTNGIEELKTILSELDLKTISFDSIVEFIYFLRRLLDDTNFKVLYGTLRVLNLLVQKLDYDVDRYYKQITRVALKTLRDTRAVPRNEYMNIFQQLMRIVGPQKVLDLVTGHLKHKNSRVREDVLNIVIAAVLAHPRKDFNIPHLCFLVAPYLADSKKRVRHAALELFAVFDYCLDTGKKQPIMKAIDRVELTGNSQGLMAAVQARRARHVLPRLCEDGMVEYALVIPKPGQRRTPQFGSGADLEWILNGGRSNSVRSHRTNVNSEGLNAYSSLGSLTDEIPLQRRIVSAGKGKNKLPWERSSLPSAGNQEPCSALNGKLSDKSSLEDLTTSMKLNQESCVTQSGVPRTDQLLGSGNSNVEQAFSLSSNPTPPGSFLLPSYPLAMLPGVQLTPTLCSPTTPTISGTKSSPGNSTSKTCIPRLLSEKKKAPPSTMEPSPQGVQPQEKLLSDASVSVVGQRVSYSKGAAAEEKRRETSSPPHVRPAGREPLRALRPAKESQVHGTKTTPVSDMSEGVVGKGVFGSMVLPSRPKVAACPEQDESIKKASWEPPAGIYGHSVSGSHVDCDDSPEPNEATMRIFLGQERVKLSKIARDKMRQQAQPTPRMRIRHVTSEVTSDEAASLHDEIIPVTLKKDPNEQVELRPFSRPELALTQSFRLLNSDDWEKKIEGLMFLRCLARYHSDVLNSRLHEVCLAVIQEVRNLRSGVSRIAMVTLGELYSGLQKGMDQELEATAKVLLHKTRDTNAFIRQLADAALGSMVQNCTPTRSMNALLAGGLGHLNAAVRRCTAQHLTTVVKKIGTGRLLSGAKDLTDRILPAVSKLAQDSSPETRYFGRQMLLFLSSHRDFVKMVEKYIPPKDVATISVVTLKTKVSVRNIRSSKCMGPGEMPQDTRSTRGRRSISGDGMVHASSLTREPQISSSKDNSKAQFRSITDKTEYVKQLKALLASKDFQERIKGIDQLVTDCEENPYMVMGNIFPVFDVFKERLQESNRKVNLYALEALQKIITLLKDNLAQAVYILVPAVVDNHLNSKNNGIYTAATGAIRALINNLDNTLLLQPFCTKAQFVSGKAKLDLVDRVAELVRELYPRKPQLVKQKALPLLWHLLGSSCKNGTVHDRSGTMRGATTNLCQALHAHMGPMLLHQAASQPSNIFKSLNVILHTFTPLRNPR